The following are encoded in a window of Gopherus flavomarginatus isolate rGopFla2 chromosome 10, rGopFla2.mat.asm, whole genome shotgun sequence genomic DNA:
- the CHRNA1 gene encoding acetylcholine receptor subunit alpha isoform X2, producing the protein MQAGLILCSEHETRLVEDLFKNYNRVVRPVDDHREAVVVTVGLQLIQLINVDEVNQIVTTNVRLKQQWTDVNLKWNPEDYGGLKKIRIPSEIIWRPDLVLYNNADGEFAIDQFTKVLLEHTGKITWTPPAIFKSYCEIIVTHFPFDQQNCSMKLGTWTYDGTVVVINPESDRPDMSNFMESGEWVMKDYRSWKHFVYYACCPDTPYLDITYHFLMQRLPLYFIVNVIIPCLLFSFLTGLVFYLPTDSGEKMTLSISILLSLTVFLLVIVELIPSTSSAVPLIGKYMLFTMVFVITSIIITVIVINTHHRSPSTHIMPQWVRKIFIDTIPNVMFFSTMKRPSRDKQEKRIFTEDIDISEISGKPCPAAINFHSPLTRNPDVKSAIEGIKYIAETMKSDQESSNAAEEWKFVAMVIDHLLLGIFMFVCIIGTLAVFAGRLIELNQEG; encoded by the exons ATGCAGG CTGGGCTGATCCTGTGCTCTGAACATGAAACTCGGCTAGTTGAAGATTTATTCAAGAACTATAACAGAGTAGTGCGCCCGGTGGACGATCATCGTGAGGCTGTTGTAGTCACAGTCGGGCTGCAGCTTATTCAGCTTATTAATGTG GATGAAGTAAATCAGATTGTAACAACCAATGTACGCCTGAAACAG CAATGGACAGATGTCAACCTAAAATGGAATCCAGAAGACTATGGTGGGTTGAAAAAAATTCGTATCCCATCTGAGATAATCTGGCGCCCCGATCTTGTTCTTTATAACAA TGCAGATGGTGAATTTGCTATTGATCAATTCACCAAAGTTCTTTTAGAACATACAGGCAAGATCACGTGGACGCCAccagcaatttttaaaagttactgtGAAATTATAGTCACACACTTTCCATTTGACCAGCAGAACTGCAGTATGAAGTTGGGGACTTGGACGTATGATGGTACAGTGGTTGTTATAAATCCG GAGAGTGATCGCCCAGATATGAGCAACTTTATGGAGAGCGGCGAGTGGGTGATGAAAGATTACCGGAGCTGGAAGCACTTTGTTTACTATGCCTGTTGCCCTGACACTCCATATCTGGATATTACGTACCACTTCCTCATGCAGCGTTTGCCTCTCTACTTCATTGTCAATGTCATCATTCCCTGTCTGCTCTTCTCATTTTTAACTGGGTTAGTGTTTTATCTGCCCACCGATTCAG GTGAGAAGATGACTTTGAGCATTTCTATTTTGCTGTCTTTGACTGTGTTCCTTCTGGTCATTGTGGAGCTGATTCCTTCTACTTCAAGTGCAGTGCCTTTGATAGGCAAATACATGTTATTTACCATGGTGTTTGTCATAACATCAATCATCATTACCGTCATTGTAATCAACACCCACCATCGCTCCCCAAGTACCCATATAATGCCACAGTGGGTGAGGAAG atttttattgACACAATCCCAAATGTTATGTTTTTTTCAACAATGAAACGACCATCCAGGGATAAACAAGAAAAAAGGATTTTTACAGAAGACATTGATATTTCGGAAATCTCTGGAAAACCATGTCCTGCTGCCATCAACTTCCACTCCCCACTTACCAGAAACCCAGatgtgaaaagtgctatagagGGAATCAAATACATTGCTGAAACGATGAAATCAGACCAAGAATCCAGTAAT GCTGCAGAAGAATGGAAGTTTGTTGCAATGGTAATTGATCACCTTCTCCTTGGTATCTTCATGTTTGTTTGCATTATTGGAACATTGGCCGTGTTTGCTGGTCGTCTTATTGAATTAAATCAAGAAGGATGA
- the CHRNA1 gene encoding acetylcholine receptor subunit alpha isoform X1: protein MKIHYTHLLFFCSAGLILCSEHETRLVEDLFKNYNRVVRPVDDHREAVVVTVGLQLIQLINVDEVNQIVTTNVRLKQQWTDVNLKWNPEDYGGLKKIRIPSEIIWRPDLVLYNNADGEFAIDQFTKVLLEHTGKITWTPPAIFKSYCEIIVTHFPFDQQNCSMKLGTWTYDGTVVVINPESDRPDMSNFMESGEWVMKDYRSWKHFVYYACCPDTPYLDITYHFLMQRLPLYFIVNVIIPCLLFSFLTGLVFYLPTDSGEKMTLSISILLSLTVFLLVIVELIPSTSSAVPLIGKYMLFTMVFVITSIIITVIVINTHHRSPSTHIMPQWVRKIFIDTIPNVMFFSTMKRPSRDKQEKRIFTEDIDISEISGKPCPAAINFHSPLTRNPDVKSAIEGIKYIAETMKSDQESSNAAEEWKFVAMVIDHLLLGIFMFVCIIGTLAVFAGRLIELNQEG from the exons ATGAAGATCCACTACACCCACCTCCTCTTCTTTTGCTCAG CTGGGCTGATCCTGTGCTCTGAACATGAAACTCGGCTAGTTGAAGATTTATTCAAGAACTATAACAGAGTAGTGCGCCCGGTGGACGATCATCGTGAGGCTGTTGTAGTCACAGTCGGGCTGCAGCTTATTCAGCTTATTAATGTG GATGAAGTAAATCAGATTGTAACAACCAATGTACGCCTGAAACAG CAATGGACAGATGTCAACCTAAAATGGAATCCAGAAGACTATGGTGGGTTGAAAAAAATTCGTATCCCATCTGAGATAATCTGGCGCCCCGATCTTGTTCTTTATAACAA TGCAGATGGTGAATTTGCTATTGATCAATTCACCAAAGTTCTTTTAGAACATACAGGCAAGATCACGTGGACGCCAccagcaatttttaaaagttactgtGAAATTATAGTCACACACTTTCCATTTGACCAGCAGAACTGCAGTATGAAGTTGGGGACTTGGACGTATGATGGTACAGTGGTTGTTATAAATCCG GAGAGTGATCGCCCAGATATGAGCAACTTTATGGAGAGCGGCGAGTGGGTGATGAAAGATTACCGGAGCTGGAAGCACTTTGTTTACTATGCCTGTTGCCCTGACACTCCATATCTGGATATTACGTACCACTTCCTCATGCAGCGTTTGCCTCTCTACTTCATTGTCAATGTCATCATTCCCTGTCTGCTCTTCTCATTTTTAACTGGGTTAGTGTTTTATCTGCCCACCGATTCAG GTGAGAAGATGACTTTGAGCATTTCTATTTTGCTGTCTTTGACTGTGTTCCTTCTGGTCATTGTGGAGCTGATTCCTTCTACTTCAAGTGCAGTGCCTTTGATAGGCAAATACATGTTATTTACCATGGTGTTTGTCATAACATCAATCATCATTACCGTCATTGTAATCAACACCCACCATCGCTCCCCAAGTACCCATATAATGCCACAGTGGGTGAGGAAG atttttattgACACAATCCCAAATGTTATGTTTTTTTCAACAATGAAACGACCATCCAGGGATAAACAAGAAAAAAGGATTTTTACAGAAGACATTGATATTTCGGAAATCTCTGGAAAACCATGTCCTGCTGCCATCAACTTCCACTCCCCACTTACCAGAAACCCAGatgtgaaaagtgctatagagGGAATCAAATACATTGCTGAAACGATGAAATCAGACCAAGAATCCAGTAAT GCTGCAGAAGAATGGAAGTTTGTTGCAATGGTAATTGATCACCTTCTCCTTGGTATCTTCATGTTTGTTTGCATTATTGGAACATTGGCCGTGTTTGCTGGTCGTCTTATTGAATTAAATCAAGAAGGATGA